In the Heteronotia binoei isolate CCM8104 ecotype False Entrance Well chromosome 13, APGP_CSIRO_Hbin_v1, whole genome shotgun sequence genome, one interval contains:
- the LOC132581638 gene encoding lysozyme C-like, with protein sequence MKAFLLLSLLACVLPMGQSEIFSRCELAQTLQQMGLDGYAGYSLANWVCTAFHESRFNTAATHYNNYDGSTDFGIFQINSRYWCQYGSQPSSNICGIQCSELLTNNIATDVACAKIVVTDSANGMGAWVAWRLYCQGQDLSQYVAGCNL encoded by the exons ATGAAGGCTTTCTTGCTGTTGTCCCTCCTCGCCTGCGTCCTCCCCATGGGACAAAGCGAAATTTTCAGCCGATGTGAGCTGGCTCAGACTCTCCAGCAGATGGGGTTAGACGGCTACGCCGGCTACAGCCTGGCTAACT GGGTCTGCACAGCCTTCCATGAGAGCCGCTTCAACACGGCTGCCACACACTACAACAACTACGATGGAAGCACCGACTTCGGTATCTTCCAGATCAACAGCCGTTACTGGTGCCAGTATGGCTCTCAGCCCAGTTCCAACATCTGTGGGATTCAGTGCTCTG AACTCCTGACAAACAACATCGCCACAGATGTGGCTTGTGCTAAGATTGTGGTTACCGACTCTGCAAACGGCATGGGAGCCTG GGTGGCATGGAGGTTATACTGTCAAGGTCAGGACCTGTCTCAGTATGTGGCAGGATGCAACCTGTAA